A single region of the Hippoglossus hippoglossus isolate fHipHip1 chromosome 17, fHipHip1.pri, whole genome shotgun sequence genome encodes:
- the ranbp3b gene encoding ran-binding protein 3b isoform X5, with translation MADLANEDKPAIAPPVFVFQKEKAQKRSADGSSAEDGEDSDKDEGSYCPPVKRERTSSFPPPHSVPKNNVFMPSSFCQSPTGNSDSEPEEKPVGFRLKPPTLIHGQAPSSGVPSQKPKEQQRSVLRPAVLQAPPSKSHIESNSSCGTNGVKKSSDGTLATPSLFLNNTEHSATLTKSMKHENEEDGASGNSDGGGREMQETDEAISFVFGQNIKDRAKVEENSTEGKSKDGVPLDSQSEGTNYFLQYISTPSSKNATNSTDSAAKFVFGQNMSERVLSPPKGESANEENKEVLAAPASEPSSQEATPEKVNSVSESLEESAAAYTKATAKKCILEKVDVKTGEESESNVLQMQCKLYVFEKTAQSWIERGRGLLRLNDMASTDDGSLQSRLVMRTQGSLRLILNTKLWPQMQVDKASEKSVRITAMDTEDQGVKVFLISGSSKDVGQLASALHHRILALKSRVEQEPETPTTTIPDTDVPQSNEDDSDEDDNASASASAPASAPATSNSEGEESQAAGST, from the exons ATGGCGGACTTGGCAAACGAAG ACAAGCCTGCCATAGCgcctcctgtgtttgttttccaaaaagaaaaagcacagaAG CGATCTGCAGATGGCTCAAGTGCAGAGGATGGAGAAG ATTCAGACAAAGACGAAGGAAGCTATTGCCCCCCAGTGAAAAGGGAAAGGACCTCTTCGTTTCCACCCCCACATTCTG TTCCCAAGAACAATGTATTCATGCCCTCGAGTTTCTGCCAGTCTCCGACTGGGAACTCTGACTCTGAGCCAG AGGAGAAGCCTGTGGGATTCCGTTTAAAGCCACCAACTCTCATACATGGACAGGCACCAAGTTCAG GTGTCCCAAGTCAGAAACCCAAGGAGCAACAACGCAGTGTCCTCCGCCCTGCAGTTCTCCAGGCACCACCCTCTAAATCACATATAGAGTCCA ATTCCAGTTGTGGAACCAATGGTGTGAAAAAGTCATCAGATGGGACACTTGCGACCCCGTCCCTCTTCCTGAACAACACAGAGCACTCGGCCACCCTGACCAAGTCAATG aaacatgaaaatgagGAAGATGGAGCAAGTGGTAACAGCGATGGAGGTGGGAGAGAGATGCAGGAGACAGATGAAGCAATATCTTTTGTGTTTGGTCAGAATATTAAAGACAGAGCAAAA GTGGAGGAAAACAGTACAGAAGGCAAGTCAAAGGATGGTGTGCCACTGGACTCTCAATCAGAGGGCACTAATTATTTCCTACAATACATCTCTACCCCAAG TTCAAAAAATGCCACAAACAGTACAGACAGTGCAGCAAAATTTGTTTTTGGGCAGAACATGTCTGAAAGAGTTCTG AGCCCTCCCAAGGGTGAGTCTGCaaatgaggaaaataaagaggTTTTGGCTGCCCCAGCTTCAGAGCCCTCATCACAGGAAGCCACCCCAGAGAAGG TGAACAGTGTCTCGGAGTCTTTGGAGGAGTCTGCAGCAGCGTACACCAAAGCCACAGCCAAGAAGTGCATCTTAGAGAAAGTCGACGTCAAAACTGGAGAGGAATCAGAAAGCAATGTTTTACAG ATGCAGTGTAAGTTGTATGTTTTTGAGAAAACCGCTCAGTCGTGGATAGAGAGAGGTCGGGGTTTGCTGAGGCTCAATGACATGGCATCGACGGACGACGGATCGCTACAGTCCCGTCTAG TGATGAGGACCCAGGGCAGCCTCCGGTTGATTCTCAACACTAAGCTTTGGCCCCAGATGCAGGTGGACAAAGCCAGCGAGAAGAGTGTACGAATCACTGCCATGGACACAGAGGACCAGGGGGTCAAGGTCTTCCTAATATCG GGTAGCTCAAAGGACGTAGGTCAGCTGGCTTCAGCGTTACATCACCGTATCTTGGCCCTGAAGAGCAGGGTGGAGCAGGAGCCTGAGACACCGACAACAACCATCCCTGACACCGATGTACCACAGTCCAACGAGGACGACAGCGACGAGGATGACAATGCCTCCGCCTCGGCCTCAGCCCCAGCCTCCGCTCCTGCTACAA GTAattcagagggagaagagagccAGGCAGCAGGAAGCACATAG
- the ranbp3b gene encoding ran-binding protein 3b isoform X4 produces MADLANEDKPAIAPPVFVFQKEKAQKRSADGSSAEDGEDSDKDEGSYCPPVKRERTSSFPPPHSVPKNNVFMPSSFCQSPTGNSDSEPEEKPVGFRLKPPTLIHGQAPSSGVPSQKPKEQQRSVLRPAVLQAPPSKSHIESNSSCGTNGVKKSSDGTLATPSLFLNNTEHSATLTKSMKHENEEDGASGNSDGGGREMQETDEAISFVFGQNIKDRAKVEENSTEGKSKDGVPLDSQSEGTNYFLQYISTPSSKNATNSTDSAAKFVFGQNMSERVLSPPKGESANEENKEVLAAPASEPSSQEATPEKAVNSVSESLEESAAAYTKATAKKCILEKVDVKTGEESESNVLQMQCKLYVFEKTAQSWIERGRGLLRLNDMASTDDGSLQSRLVMRTQGSLRLILNTKLWPQMQVDKASEKSVRITAMDTEDQGVKVFLISGSSKDVGQLASALHHRILALKSRVEQEPETPTTTIPDTDVPQSNEDDSDEDDNASASASAPASAPATSNSEGEESQAAGST; encoded by the exons ATGGCGGACTTGGCAAACGAAG ACAAGCCTGCCATAGCgcctcctgtgtttgttttccaaaaagaaaaagcacagaAG CGATCTGCAGATGGCTCAAGTGCAGAGGATGGAGAAG ATTCAGACAAAGACGAAGGAAGCTATTGCCCCCCAGTGAAAAGGGAAAGGACCTCTTCGTTTCCACCCCCACATTCTG TTCCCAAGAACAATGTATTCATGCCCTCGAGTTTCTGCCAGTCTCCGACTGGGAACTCTGACTCTGAGCCAG AGGAGAAGCCTGTGGGATTCCGTTTAAAGCCACCAACTCTCATACATGGACAGGCACCAAGTTCAG GTGTCCCAAGTCAGAAACCCAAGGAGCAACAACGCAGTGTCCTCCGCCCTGCAGTTCTCCAGGCACCACCCTCTAAATCACATATAGAGTCCA ATTCCAGTTGTGGAACCAATGGTGTGAAAAAGTCATCAGATGGGACACTTGCGACCCCGTCCCTCTTCCTGAACAACACAGAGCACTCGGCCACCCTGACCAAGTCAATG aaacatgaaaatgagGAAGATGGAGCAAGTGGTAACAGCGATGGAGGTGGGAGAGAGATGCAGGAGACAGATGAAGCAATATCTTTTGTGTTTGGTCAGAATATTAAAGACAGAGCAAAA GTGGAGGAAAACAGTACAGAAGGCAAGTCAAAGGATGGTGTGCCACTGGACTCTCAATCAGAGGGCACTAATTATTTCCTACAATACATCTCTACCCCAAG TTCAAAAAATGCCACAAACAGTACAGACAGTGCAGCAAAATTTGTTTTTGGGCAGAACATGTCTGAAAGAGTTCTG AGCCCTCCCAAGGGTGAGTCTGCaaatgaggaaaataaagaggTTTTGGCTGCCCCAGCTTCAGAGCCCTCATCACAGGAAGCCACCCCAGAGAAGG CAGTGAACAGTGTCTCGGAGTCTTTGGAGGAGTCTGCAGCAGCGTACACCAAAGCCACAGCCAAGAAGTGCATCTTAGAGAAAGTCGACGTCAAAACTGGAGAGGAATCAGAAAGCAATGTTTTACAG ATGCAGTGTAAGTTGTATGTTTTTGAGAAAACCGCTCAGTCGTGGATAGAGAGAGGTCGGGGTTTGCTGAGGCTCAATGACATGGCATCGACGGACGACGGATCGCTACAGTCCCGTCTAG TGATGAGGACCCAGGGCAGCCTCCGGTTGATTCTCAACACTAAGCTTTGGCCCCAGATGCAGGTGGACAAAGCCAGCGAGAAGAGTGTACGAATCACTGCCATGGACACAGAGGACCAGGGGGTCAAGGTCTTCCTAATATCG GGTAGCTCAAAGGACGTAGGTCAGCTGGCTTCAGCGTTACATCACCGTATCTTGGCCCTGAAGAGCAGGGTGGAGCAGGAGCCTGAGACACCGACAACAACCATCCCTGACACCGATGTACCACAGTCCAACGAGGACGACAGCGACGAGGATGACAATGCCTCCGCCTCGGCCTCAGCCCCAGCCTCCGCTCCTGCTACAA GTAattcagagggagaagagagccAGGCAGCAGGAAGCACATAG
- the ranbp3b gene encoding ran-binding protein 3b isoform X2 yields MADLANEDKPAIAPPVFVFQKEKAQKRSADGSSAEDGEDSDKDEGSYCPPVKRERTSSFPPPHSVPKNNVFMPSSFCQSPTGNSDSEPEEKPVGFRLKPPTLIHGQAPSSGVPSQKPKEQQRSVLRPAVLQAPPSKSHIESNSSCGTNGVKKSSDGTLATPSLFLNNTEHSATLTKSMKHENEEDGASGNSDGGGREMQETDEAISFVFGQNIKDRAKVEENSTEGKSKDGVPLDSQSEGTNYFLQYISTPSSKNATNSTDSAAKFVFGQNMSERVLSPPKGESANEENKEVLAAPASEPSSQEATPEKDSQFIHSAYKLLLKRNEVPQRIVSHLLNSVSESLEESAAAYTKATAKKCILEKVDVKTGEESESNVLQMQCKLYVFEKTAQSWIERGRGLLRLNDMASTDDGSLQSRLVMRTQGSLRLILNTKLWPQMQVDKASEKSVRITAMDTEDQGVKVFLISGSSKDVGQLASALHHRILALKSRVEQEPETPTTTIPDTDVPQSNEDDSDEDDNASASASAPASAPATSNSEGEESQAAGST; encoded by the exons ATGGCGGACTTGGCAAACGAAG ACAAGCCTGCCATAGCgcctcctgtgtttgttttccaaaaagaaaaagcacagaAG CGATCTGCAGATGGCTCAAGTGCAGAGGATGGAGAAG ATTCAGACAAAGACGAAGGAAGCTATTGCCCCCCAGTGAAAAGGGAAAGGACCTCTTCGTTTCCACCCCCACATTCTG TTCCCAAGAACAATGTATTCATGCCCTCGAGTTTCTGCCAGTCTCCGACTGGGAACTCTGACTCTGAGCCAG AGGAGAAGCCTGTGGGATTCCGTTTAAAGCCACCAACTCTCATACATGGACAGGCACCAAGTTCAG GTGTCCCAAGTCAGAAACCCAAGGAGCAACAACGCAGTGTCCTCCGCCCTGCAGTTCTCCAGGCACCACCCTCTAAATCACATATAGAGTCCA ATTCCAGTTGTGGAACCAATGGTGTGAAAAAGTCATCAGATGGGACACTTGCGACCCCGTCCCTCTTCCTGAACAACACAGAGCACTCGGCCACCCTGACCAAGTCAATG aaacatgaaaatgagGAAGATGGAGCAAGTGGTAACAGCGATGGAGGTGGGAGAGAGATGCAGGAGACAGATGAAGCAATATCTTTTGTGTTTGGTCAGAATATTAAAGACAGAGCAAAA GTGGAGGAAAACAGTACAGAAGGCAAGTCAAAGGATGGTGTGCCACTGGACTCTCAATCAGAGGGCACTAATTATTTCCTACAATACATCTCTACCCCAAG TTCAAAAAATGCCACAAACAGTACAGACAGTGCAGCAAAATTTGTTTTTGGGCAGAACATGTCTGAAAGAGTTCTG AGCCCTCCCAAGGGTGAGTCTGCaaatgaggaaaataaagaggTTTTGGCTGCCCCAGCTTCAGAGCCCTCATCACAGGAAGCCACCCCAGAGAAGG ACTCGCAGTTTATTCACAGTGCATACAAATTACTGCTAAAGAGGAATGAGGTGCCACAGAGAATTGTGTcacatttgt TGAACAGTGTCTCGGAGTCTTTGGAGGAGTCTGCAGCAGCGTACACCAAAGCCACAGCCAAGAAGTGCATCTTAGAGAAAGTCGACGTCAAAACTGGAGAGGAATCAGAAAGCAATGTTTTACAG ATGCAGTGTAAGTTGTATGTTTTTGAGAAAACCGCTCAGTCGTGGATAGAGAGAGGTCGGGGTTTGCTGAGGCTCAATGACATGGCATCGACGGACGACGGATCGCTACAGTCCCGTCTAG TGATGAGGACCCAGGGCAGCCTCCGGTTGATTCTCAACACTAAGCTTTGGCCCCAGATGCAGGTGGACAAAGCCAGCGAGAAGAGTGTACGAATCACTGCCATGGACACAGAGGACCAGGGGGTCAAGGTCTTCCTAATATCG GGTAGCTCAAAGGACGTAGGTCAGCTGGCTTCAGCGTTACATCACCGTATCTTGGCCCTGAAGAGCAGGGTGGAGCAGGAGCCTGAGACACCGACAACAACCATCCCTGACACCGATGTACCACAGTCCAACGAGGACGACAGCGACGAGGATGACAATGCCTCCGCCTCGGCCTCAGCCCCAGCCTCCGCTCCTGCTACAA GTAattcagagggagaagagagccAGGCAGCAGGAAGCACATAG
- the ranbp3b gene encoding ran-binding protein 3b isoform X6, with translation MADLANEDKPAIAPPVFVFQKEKAQKRSADGSSAEDGEDSDKDEGSYCPPVKRERTSSFPPPHSVPKNNVFMPSSFCQSPTGNSDSEPEEKPVGFRLKPPTLIHGQAPSSDSSCGTNGVKKSSDGTLATPSLFLNNTEHSATLTKSMKHENEEDGASGNSDGGGREMQETDEAISFVFGQNIKDRAKVEENSTEGKSKDGVPLDSQSEGTNYFLQYISTPSSKNATNSTDSAAKFVFGQNMSERVLSPPKGESANEENKEVLAAPASEPSSQEATPEKDSQFIHSAYKLLLKRNEVPQRIVSHLSVNSVSESLEESAAAYTKATAKKCILEKVDVKTGEESESNVLQMQCKLYVFEKTAQSWIERGRGLLRLNDMASTDDGSLQSRLVMRTQGSLRLILNTKLWPQMQVDKASEKSVRITAMDTEDQGVKVFLISGSSKDVGQLASALHHRILALKSRVEQEPETPTTTIPDTDVPQSNEDDSDEDDNASASASAPASAPATSNSEGEESQAAGST, from the exons ATGGCGGACTTGGCAAACGAAG ACAAGCCTGCCATAGCgcctcctgtgtttgttttccaaaaagaaaaagcacagaAG CGATCTGCAGATGGCTCAAGTGCAGAGGATGGAGAAG ATTCAGACAAAGACGAAGGAAGCTATTGCCCCCCAGTGAAAAGGGAAAGGACCTCTTCGTTTCCACCCCCACATTCTG TTCCCAAGAACAATGTATTCATGCCCTCGAGTTTCTGCCAGTCTCCGACTGGGAACTCTGACTCTGAGCCAG AGGAGAAGCCTGTGGGATTCCGTTTAAAGCCACCAACTCTCATACATGGACAGGCACCAAGTTCAG ATTCCAGTTGTGGAACCAATGGTGTGAAAAAGTCATCAGATGGGACACTTGCGACCCCGTCCCTCTTCCTGAACAACACAGAGCACTCGGCCACCCTGACCAAGTCAATG aaacatgaaaatgagGAAGATGGAGCAAGTGGTAACAGCGATGGAGGTGGGAGAGAGATGCAGGAGACAGATGAAGCAATATCTTTTGTGTTTGGTCAGAATATTAAAGACAGAGCAAAA GTGGAGGAAAACAGTACAGAAGGCAAGTCAAAGGATGGTGTGCCACTGGACTCTCAATCAGAGGGCACTAATTATTTCCTACAATACATCTCTACCCCAAG TTCAAAAAATGCCACAAACAGTACAGACAGTGCAGCAAAATTTGTTTTTGGGCAGAACATGTCTGAAAGAGTTCTG AGCCCTCCCAAGGGTGAGTCTGCaaatgaggaaaataaagaggTTTTGGCTGCCCCAGCTTCAGAGCCCTCATCACAGGAAGCCACCCCAGAGAAGG ACTCGCAGTTTATTCACAGTGCATACAAATTACTGCTAAAGAGGAATGAGGTGCCACAGAGAATTGTGTcacatttgt CAGTGAACAGTGTCTCGGAGTCTTTGGAGGAGTCTGCAGCAGCGTACACCAAAGCCACAGCCAAGAAGTGCATCTTAGAGAAAGTCGACGTCAAAACTGGAGAGGAATCAGAAAGCAATGTTTTACAG ATGCAGTGTAAGTTGTATGTTTTTGAGAAAACCGCTCAGTCGTGGATAGAGAGAGGTCGGGGTTTGCTGAGGCTCAATGACATGGCATCGACGGACGACGGATCGCTACAGTCCCGTCTAG TGATGAGGACCCAGGGCAGCCTCCGGTTGATTCTCAACACTAAGCTTTGGCCCCAGATGCAGGTGGACAAAGCCAGCGAGAAGAGTGTACGAATCACTGCCATGGACACAGAGGACCAGGGGGTCAAGGTCTTCCTAATATCG GGTAGCTCAAAGGACGTAGGTCAGCTGGCTTCAGCGTTACATCACCGTATCTTGGCCCTGAAGAGCAGGGTGGAGCAGGAGCCTGAGACACCGACAACAACCATCCCTGACACCGATGTACCACAGTCCAACGAGGACGACAGCGACGAGGATGACAATGCCTCCGCCTCGGCCTCAGCCCCAGCCTCCGCTCCTGCTACAA GTAattcagagggagaagagagccAGGCAGCAGGAAGCACATAG
- the ranbp3b gene encoding ran-binding protein 3b isoform X7, which produces MADLANEDKPAIAPPVFVFQKEKAQKRSADGSSAEDGEDSDKDEGSYCPPVKRERTSSFPPPHSVPKNNVFMPSSFCQSPTGNSDSEPEEKPVGFRLKPPTLIHGQAPSSDSSCGTNGVKKSSDGTLATPSLFLNNTEHSATLTKSMKHENEEDGASGNSDGGGREMQETDEAISFVFGQNIKDRAKVEENSTEGKSKDGVPLDSQSEGTNYFLQYISTPSSKNATNSTDSAAKFVFGQNMSERVLSPPKGESANEENKEVLAAPASEPSSQEATPEKAVNSVSESLEESAAAYTKATAKKCILEKVDVKTGEESESNVLQMQCKLYVFEKTAQSWIERGRGLLRLNDMASTDDGSLQSRLVMRTQGSLRLILNTKLWPQMQVDKASEKSVRITAMDTEDQGVKVFLISGSSKDVGQLASALHHRILALKSRVEQEPETPTTTIPDTDVPQSNEDDSDEDDNASASASAPASAPATSNSEGEESQAAGST; this is translated from the exons ATGGCGGACTTGGCAAACGAAG ACAAGCCTGCCATAGCgcctcctgtgtttgttttccaaaaagaaaaagcacagaAG CGATCTGCAGATGGCTCAAGTGCAGAGGATGGAGAAG ATTCAGACAAAGACGAAGGAAGCTATTGCCCCCCAGTGAAAAGGGAAAGGACCTCTTCGTTTCCACCCCCACATTCTG TTCCCAAGAACAATGTATTCATGCCCTCGAGTTTCTGCCAGTCTCCGACTGGGAACTCTGACTCTGAGCCAG AGGAGAAGCCTGTGGGATTCCGTTTAAAGCCACCAACTCTCATACATGGACAGGCACCAAGTTCAG ATTCCAGTTGTGGAACCAATGGTGTGAAAAAGTCATCAGATGGGACACTTGCGACCCCGTCCCTCTTCCTGAACAACACAGAGCACTCGGCCACCCTGACCAAGTCAATG aaacatgaaaatgagGAAGATGGAGCAAGTGGTAACAGCGATGGAGGTGGGAGAGAGATGCAGGAGACAGATGAAGCAATATCTTTTGTGTTTGGTCAGAATATTAAAGACAGAGCAAAA GTGGAGGAAAACAGTACAGAAGGCAAGTCAAAGGATGGTGTGCCACTGGACTCTCAATCAGAGGGCACTAATTATTTCCTACAATACATCTCTACCCCAAG TTCAAAAAATGCCACAAACAGTACAGACAGTGCAGCAAAATTTGTTTTTGGGCAGAACATGTCTGAAAGAGTTCTG AGCCCTCCCAAGGGTGAGTCTGCaaatgaggaaaataaagaggTTTTGGCTGCCCCAGCTTCAGAGCCCTCATCACAGGAAGCCACCCCAGAGAAGG CAGTGAACAGTGTCTCGGAGTCTTTGGAGGAGTCTGCAGCAGCGTACACCAAAGCCACAGCCAAGAAGTGCATCTTAGAGAAAGTCGACGTCAAAACTGGAGAGGAATCAGAAAGCAATGTTTTACAG ATGCAGTGTAAGTTGTATGTTTTTGAGAAAACCGCTCAGTCGTGGATAGAGAGAGGTCGGGGTTTGCTGAGGCTCAATGACATGGCATCGACGGACGACGGATCGCTACAGTCCCGTCTAG TGATGAGGACCCAGGGCAGCCTCCGGTTGATTCTCAACACTAAGCTTTGGCCCCAGATGCAGGTGGACAAAGCCAGCGAGAAGAGTGTACGAATCACTGCCATGGACACAGAGGACCAGGGGGTCAAGGTCTTCCTAATATCG GGTAGCTCAAAGGACGTAGGTCAGCTGGCTTCAGCGTTACATCACCGTATCTTGGCCCTGAAGAGCAGGGTGGAGCAGGAGCCTGAGACACCGACAACAACCATCCCTGACACCGATGTACCACAGTCCAACGAGGACGACAGCGACGAGGATGACAATGCCTCCGCCTCGGCCTCAGCCCCAGCCTCCGCTCCTGCTACAA GTAattcagagggagaagagagccAGGCAGCAGGAAGCACATAG
- the ranbp3b gene encoding ran-binding protein 3b isoform X1 — protein MADLANEDKPAIAPPVFVFQKEKAQKRSADGSSAEDGEDSDKDEGSYCPPVKRERTSSFPPPHSVPKNNVFMPSSFCQSPTGNSDSEPEEKPVGFRLKPPTLIHGQAPSSGVPSQKPKEQQRSVLRPAVLQAPPSKSHIESNSSCGTNGVKKSSDGTLATPSLFLNNTEHSATLTKSMKHENEEDGASGNSDGGGREMQETDEAISFVFGQNIKDRAKVEENSTEGKSKDGVPLDSQSEGTNYFLQYISTPSSKNATNSTDSAAKFVFGQNMSERVLSPPKGESANEENKEVLAAPASEPSSQEATPEKDSQFIHSAYKLLLKRNEVPQRIVSHLSVNSVSESLEESAAAYTKATAKKCILEKVDVKTGEESESNVLQMQCKLYVFEKTAQSWIERGRGLLRLNDMASTDDGSLQSRLVMRTQGSLRLILNTKLWPQMQVDKASEKSVRITAMDTEDQGVKVFLISGSSKDVGQLASALHHRILALKSRVEQEPETPTTTIPDTDVPQSNEDDSDEDDNASASASAPASAPATSNSEGEESQAAGST, from the exons ATGGCGGACTTGGCAAACGAAG ACAAGCCTGCCATAGCgcctcctgtgtttgttttccaaaaagaaaaagcacagaAG CGATCTGCAGATGGCTCAAGTGCAGAGGATGGAGAAG ATTCAGACAAAGACGAAGGAAGCTATTGCCCCCCAGTGAAAAGGGAAAGGACCTCTTCGTTTCCACCCCCACATTCTG TTCCCAAGAACAATGTATTCATGCCCTCGAGTTTCTGCCAGTCTCCGACTGGGAACTCTGACTCTGAGCCAG AGGAGAAGCCTGTGGGATTCCGTTTAAAGCCACCAACTCTCATACATGGACAGGCACCAAGTTCAG GTGTCCCAAGTCAGAAACCCAAGGAGCAACAACGCAGTGTCCTCCGCCCTGCAGTTCTCCAGGCACCACCCTCTAAATCACATATAGAGTCCA ATTCCAGTTGTGGAACCAATGGTGTGAAAAAGTCATCAGATGGGACACTTGCGACCCCGTCCCTCTTCCTGAACAACACAGAGCACTCGGCCACCCTGACCAAGTCAATG aaacatgaaaatgagGAAGATGGAGCAAGTGGTAACAGCGATGGAGGTGGGAGAGAGATGCAGGAGACAGATGAAGCAATATCTTTTGTGTTTGGTCAGAATATTAAAGACAGAGCAAAA GTGGAGGAAAACAGTACAGAAGGCAAGTCAAAGGATGGTGTGCCACTGGACTCTCAATCAGAGGGCACTAATTATTTCCTACAATACATCTCTACCCCAAG TTCAAAAAATGCCACAAACAGTACAGACAGTGCAGCAAAATTTGTTTTTGGGCAGAACATGTCTGAAAGAGTTCTG AGCCCTCCCAAGGGTGAGTCTGCaaatgaggaaaataaagaggTTTTGGCTGCCCCAGCTTCAGAGCCCTCATCACAGGAAGCCACCCCAGAGAAGG ACTCGCAGTTTATTCACAGTGCATACAAATTACTGCTAAAGAGGAATGAGGTGCCACAGAGAATTGTGTcacatttgt CAGTGAACAGTGTCTCGGAGTCTTTGGAGGAGTCTGCAGCAGCGTACACCAAAGCCACAGCCAAGAAGTGCATCTTAGAGAAAGTCGACGTCAAAACTGGAGAGGAATCAGAAAGCAATGTTTTACAG ATGCAGTGTAAGTTGTATGTTTTTGAGAAAACCGCTCAGTCGTGGATAGAGAGAGGTCGGGGTTTGCTGAGGCTCAATGACATGGCATCGACGGACGACGGATCGCTACAGTCCCGTCTAG TGATGAGGACCCAGGGCAGCCTCCGGTTGATTCTCAACACTAAGCTTTGGCCCCAGATGCAGGTGGACAAAGCCAGCGAGAAGAGTGTACGAATCACTGCCATGGACACAGAGGACCAGGGGGTCAAGGTCTTCCTAATATCG GGTAGCTCAAAGGACGTAGGTCAGCTGGCTTCAGCGTTACATCACCGTATCTTGGCCCTGAAGAGCAGGGTGGAGCAGGAGCCTGAGACACCGACAACAACCATCCCTGACACCGATGTACCACAGTCCAACGAGGACGACAGCGACGAGGATGACAATGCCTCCGCCTCGGCCTCAGCCCCAGCCTCCGCTCCTGCTACAA GTAattcagagggagaagagagccAGGCAGCAGGAAGCACATAG